From the Chitinivibrionia bacterium genome, one window contains:
- the ruvX gene encoding Holliday junction resolvase RuvX, protein MKFFCIDYGRRRVGTAVSDPSALLARPLKMIDRNTTADYYAEILSLLNEEAPDELVIGLPLDIDDNETVMSREIREFADKLLQISPIKYPINFQDESYSSVKSQSILIKTKKKKKRAQKTCVDNTAACVILQEFLDGR, encoded by the coding sequence ATGAAATTTTTTTGCATAGATTACGGCAGGCGGCGCGTCGGAACAGCGGTCAGCGACCCGAGCGCCCTGCTTGCAAGACCCCTGAAAATGATAGACCGAAACACAACGGCGGATTATTACGCGGAAATATTATCCCTGCTAAACGAAGAAGCTCCCGACGAGCTGGTAATAGGTCTTCCCCTCGACATCGACGACAACGAAACCGTAATGTCAAGAGAAATCCGCGAATTTGCAGATAAATTACTCCAAATCTCCCCGATAAAATACCCGATAAATTTTCAAGACGAAAGTTATAGCTCGGTAAAATCGCAAAGCATTTTAATAAAAACGAAAAAAAAGAAAAAACGCGCGCAAAAAACCTGCGTGGATAACACCGCCGCGTGTGTGATTTTGCAGGAGTTTTTAGACGGACGGTAG
- a CDS encoding SH3 domain-containing protein translates to MKSFLIKLVVALLLAFAVVCAEQNGERRYAVVINPQGAMVRSSIEPGANRVGNRNIVRGQRLEVLGIEGRLWVKVRTANGDGFVQLTDVEIVEGSLRTSPIGPIVLALVLLAAVGGGAYIFSTKKGLVQKEENEDLA, encoded by the coding sequence ATGAAAAGTTTTTTGATTAAATTAGTGGTAGCCCTTTTGCTCGCATTCGCGGTTGTCTGCGCGGAGCAAAACGGAGAGAGACGTTATGCGGTAGTAATAAACCCGCAAGGAGCTATGGTGCGTTCAAGCATTGAGCCGGGAGCAAACAGAGTCGGAAACAGAAACATCGTGAGAGGACAGCGTTTAGAAGTTCTTGGCATTGAAGGCAGACTATGGGTTAAAGTAAGAACCGCAAACGGCGACGGTTTCGTTCAGCTTACGGACGTGGAAATTGTCGAGGGCAGTTTAAGGACTTCGCCCATAGGACCGATTGTTCTTGCATTGGTTTTGCTTGCGGCTGTCGGCGGCGGGGCGTATATTTTTTCCACGAAAAAAGGCTTAGTCCAAAAAGAAGAAAACGAAGACTTGGCTTAA